The nucleotide window ACCCCTTCAACTTTTGTTCTACATTAACTACACGAAAACTCAAAGTTTCAGCttcaaaaaatctattttcaCTTAGAATGCCGTATGGCCTTTTTAAATCCTCATTTTACATCGTCTTGAAGTGATTTCGTTTAACAATACATTAATCATGCACAACCACTCATTCTTGAGTTCATACAGTTACCTACATAAATAATATCTGTTATAGGCGCTAGTCAAAAATGCACGGgacaaaaaactaattagtACATCTTCGAGTACGTGGTCAAATCCTGAAACTTTctatgtaataaatttattaaaatatttagctTTGCTTCCTGCAAACTGCATTAGCAAAACGTATGAagctattaaaaaagaaacgaCAGAAAGTTTTGGTGATTTTTTTGACGACTACTTCGAGTACTATGATGATCAATGGTTACGCAAAGAAGGACCTGTGCAAATCTGTAATTTCGATAGGGGGGAGGATCGTACAACTAATGTTATAGAGTCTTACCACAGTCAGCTTAATAGATTAGTAGACAAACATCTACACTGCAACAAATTTCTTGGTAAAATTGtaaaacttttcatttattttcattttcactggacagtataaaatttttcgtcaaatttaactcaaaaacgTATGTTAATGCCTTTTTTTATCCAAACTTAGTATTAATTCAACAGTATCTGTGTGTAACACTGTTTTGTGTGAAAATAACACAAATCTGTGTTAAAACGTAGTTCcctaattcatttaaatcatttcaaattagatttcttaatcatCAGGGTTGTCGTGGTACAATATTGTCAGATAATTAGAGATTATATGCGCCGCAAAAGTAAAATGAACTTGTAAGCTAAGTAATCTATAATTTTTACGCAAGACTGTACCCGTGTAGAAGTAAACTATATAGtattcatatatatagatattatACTCTCTATATATAGATAATACACtctgtatataatttttcataaatttttgaactttaatacgttgtatataaataattaaacggtcaaaaatttaaaaatatttttcaactcaaaacaaatacattaaaagactgtcagtttttgaaagtttctgacatttttttttaaaactaagaAACTGGTACATAACTGTAAAGAGCATATGcaatcaatattaaatatccaACTATTAATTGAAATCATCTCGGATTATAGGTGACTACTCGACaaaattttaagggtaattGGCTTGTTTGAAGTTACTGATATGTCGCccatataaattattgtacCGCATCTTATTATACTGTTTCTGTCTTATCACTCAATTACACCTATTATACTGCTTctgttttattacttaatttacactttttgttataattaatttattatactaGACATTGTACAATTTGCCATCAGGCTATAAGTCTTGGCATATAAatccaataaataaatgaaataaaaaaataattgtatcatcatgttcttaataaatatacaaaaatttagaatttttcgaaGTGATGGTTTAACCGCGACAGCTACCTTAGAAGTAAAGTAACACAGCTTTGTGTAAGTGTAGCATTAAAAAAGTGTTACTCAAGTAttgaaaaacatatttttgtatCGGAAAGCGAATCGATGAAACGATATAAATGATTAATCGTATTAAATCAACACGTTAAAATGTTTAAAGTTTACACTAAAACTTTTACAttttacacaatgacgaaaaattttttactgagtGTTAAAATGCAAGTAACTGCATCACTAATGCAACAGATAAATGGAATAGCTCCGTAattgagaataattatttatgttttgtaGCTACACTTATAATGATTTTGCGAGAGGGACGCATAGATCTACATTCTGTACAAGCTGGAAAATATGTACAACCCCACCAAAACACcgaatcaaaaaaaaacaatcaagaGTACGTCCAATTCTggcaagatataaaaaaaaaaactaaaaaaagacaatgaagaattaaatttaattgatgaaattaaaaaaataaatcatataaAAGAATTACAAGAAAACGAGAGGAAGATTGTtgaaaaactaattaataatgtaaaagAGAGGTATGAAGAAAAATACGAATTCCAAAAATATACAATGTATACAGCGATCAATGATCCTGAAAATCCGCCTGCAATCATGCATCATATAAGGGACATTAGGCATAAGCTTATCGCCTCAACGGATCCTGCAGTACTATTTACTGTATATAATGCACCAAAAGCATCTGTAAATTTtggagaaaatttaaaaagttcatcagaagaagcagctcaaaaatattataaatattacctgatttataaagaaaatgaaCTCATGAGTGCTTTTGGAAAATAATACCGGGCCAACCGTGTCGGTCTTATCCGTACATTTTTAACAATCTTTTATATTCATTTGTTAAGGTGCTACTGAATATATTTTCCTATTtcttctaaatattaattaaaaactttattaaaaatataattgaaaacttaaaaatctctatttaaaaatacaatcgACTAGGTattgattatgaaaaaattattatataaaataatggGTCATCCGTGTCAAAATAGGTGTGTTAGTTATGAACATCTTCCATTTTATTAGTAGAACTGTAAgttataaatgtaaattatgtattttgacAACCTAAATTTTTACCTTTTAAAAACGTTTAAAAGGTAAGAATTTCGTAGTTAGCtacattttttgttataataaacaataatcgAGATaccaacaatattttatttattataagcaATTCCGTGCTAAGGATTTCcgtgtaaataattatcagaattttatagcaataaaTATTAGTCCACACACCAACACATcctcatttattaaaaacaattccgTGTCACTTGTGcacgaaaaaaagaaaactcgaaaaattacagtatataatgcaacgtggcgcttcgtgatgaaaactggaaaaattacaatttaagattgtaattattacagattttataaaaataacattgtaaaatgtaatatATACATTGCaagctctgaatattaaattaaaaaattgaatttagaaaaatgttatttcaaactgtaatttttctagttctgattacgacgggactcattttacattttatactttaaattttcgagttttctttttttccgtgtgccAAGGATTTCCCTTTAAATTATTCACCaggtatatttttataaataatggtcTTTCCGGGAGAGAAATGATCAAATCtaatcagatatgaacaggcatgagtcttcaagTTTGAtctgatataaaaaatgaccAGGCTTGACCATACCTGGCTAGGCATAAACGGGTCCAGTCAGATccgttcatgtctgatcaggtcaTTGTATGTCATAATTTACAATCACttctcattaaataattgataatatttataaattatactttCTATGGTTGCAACTAATCCTCTGTAGccaattaaaatgaaaaagaaatcaCTACAGGTAATTTTATCGATTTAACACAAGCGGTCACCCACCTCGCTTAATGCTTTTTAACTTTCGAGATCCCAGTGCATAAAGTTCTGTACTTAATGgatgaaataattttgtagaaaTATCTATGAAAGTGGGTTAGCTAAGATTTAAGTTCAAAtctcacattttttttaatcgcagagtatttagtatttattttcgATTTTGTTTTCAAGTGCATTACCGGGGCAACCGTGCCGATGTGTTTTTTgcgaaaaaattaacaaaccatcccctgaataaaaaaaagtattgagacaaagaaaaaagtattgaaaagtattggattgactagaaaaccaataTTTTTCTGGGTCGTTTGTAGGTTACTGTACAgtgaaaatcattaaaaaattattatttaaaaagtaaatgttCTCTTATTCTTCCACCATCTACCATTGAAGATTGAAGTCATAGTGACTTATACAAATATACCCTTTGATATCTTTCAACAAATAAGATATTTTGTGAGAAATgattattcattcaaaatcaAGATCCCAAAAAATGAATCCTgaattcatgaaatttttttatgtttatatatacaGAAGATTTTGGGTTATAGCCAGACTAACGCACATcaattcatatatataaaaatatatatatatatatatatatatatatatatatatatatatatatatatatatatatatatatatatatatatattaagtgGTCCAAAAAGTTTTTGCCTATCATCTTAAAAGCTTTTctaaaggtataaaaaaaatttccttcaaagtgcagcttgatatctcaattcttcatgaagctcaatgaatttttattttcccatgtaaataacacgtaaaaaaattttatttacgttttcatccgataaaactacgaaaaaaatttttttatgcatttttcgtcaattattcttgtaggaaatttaattctctacaaaaaagtactgaGGTAGTTTCTTCGTAATCTTAAcgagtaaaaagttattgagctttaaatactcgcacaaaagaaaatttgaacgaagatagtttcaaagcatcttttcgaaaacttttttggtaactgcatgtatttatttcaaaatttatcaaagtagactgtttctaatataattaacacatgtcttttggtgaagtattaactgtgaattatgaataatttttctcattacaatttggatattttttcctatgagcaatgattttttaaaattgaacttgAATTTCATTACGGAATATGAATCAAGAGCAAGCTAGTCCTTCTGGATGTatactgaatttaatttttttatttaaaaacatgtaGGACaagtgaatatttaaattttgaacacgATGCTGGGACGCTTTTTTGACCGaatgaaaaatcatgaaaCTTTGCAGGAGAACGTAAATAAAAGTCCTTCGTgaattgattcttttatttttaaattcaatctttgaaaaaaaaaaaatgataaataaacaggtAGAGTTCGTGcgtaaaactgccttatctcaggagtcatcacatatttaagtaaataagcttgactataaagaaattgctaataaacatacaaccaatataatctatgagacttatttaattttttggttatttcttatattggtttatattacttataagacataattattaaaatgcagcCAGGTTAGGgtaaaactaattatcaacaaaaatttaatttactatatatCTTCATGTAGGCCGCAAGAGAGTGctaaagtaaattatctagtttaatttttttaagcagtgGTTAGAGTATTAACAAAGTCTGGTAATCTCCTTCAGTGCATTTTACATGTGGTTCAAATAAACAAGCCGATATAttaaattgtcatttgttgTCACTGGTCCAAACTGAATTACCGATAT belongs to Cotesia glomerata isolate CgM1 unplaced genomic scaffold, MPM_Cglom_v2.3 scaffold_223, whole genome shotgun sequence and includes:
- the LOC123274116 gene encoding uncharacterized protein LOC123274116 gives rise to the protein MTNKAQECYLKAFRYFARKFPNFQPRESLTDHEIAMRNALKIVYPAITTRTCFFHYSQALVKNARDKKLISTSSSTWSNPETFYVINLLKYLALLPANCISKTYEAIKKETTESFGDFFDDYFEYYDDQWLRKEGPVQICNFDRGEDRTTNVIESYHSQLNRLVDKHLHCNKFLATLIMILREGRIDLHSVQAGKYVQPHQNTESKKNNQEYVQFWQDIKKKTKKRQ